CTATCGTACCTTTTGGAGTTATCGGAGAGGATGACCTAGCTCAGGTATTGTTTTAACTATATTCGTGATAAGAAATATTATTTGTAAACAGGCTTGTGTATAACCATTTGCGTTTTCTTATTGGCAGTTAGTCCTGGACTATAATGACATGATGAAAATCCCATATTTGGGTGATCTAATAAGAAGCGAAAACGAAAAGGCACAAGAATTTAATTTCAGGTATAGCCACCTTACACTCAGCTTGCTGTTGTAACATTTGCTTAGAGTCGAACGCCATCTCTGCAGGGCTGGGGTGAGTGGTGAGGTTGCGAATCAGGATCTGTATGTTCCCGGAATCGTACCAAAGATTCCTGGGCGGCTGTACTACCTATTTGGGAAGCCGATTCAAATGAAGGGGAGGAAGGAGACGTTGAAGGACAGAGAAAAAGCGCGAGAGCTCTATCTGTCAATCAAGTCTGAAGTAGAGGCAAGCATGTCGTACCTGCTCAAGAAGAGAGAGCAGGATCCGTACAGGAATATCATTGATAGAGCCATGTACCGAGCTTTTCGTGCTCCCATGGATCAGGTCCCAACTTTTGAACCATAGATGACTGACTGGTTCCAAGGTAACTTCTGATTTTGCTCAAAGTTTGATCGTATTGTTCGTGGTGTCGACCTGGATCGTAGTTGACGAATTCCATATGGTACATTTGCaattattgaaatatttgggATGAAATACAAATTTGTTAGTATAATGTAGGGAACTAGTATGTAAATATAAACTTTATCTGAAATGTATCCAACACCTTCAATTCATGCCAATGCTAATAAATACTGATTACCAAAGCTCTAAATAGTTACTTGACATTTTTACTGTTACAATTGATACTAAACgaaacaacacaacacaacaaaCCCATTCATAGCTAGAATACTCTCTACCTGGCTACATTAGCAATTAGTTAAAAGTTTCAAGGAAAATATGTGCCAAGTTTTAGCTCAAAATCTCTGCCAGTTACCACCACCACTGCTGAAACCATCGAAGTCGCCTCTAACAGGCATCCCGGACCTATCTAGGCGTCCGGATCCAGGGTAAGCCTTGCTGGTGAAGTTGGCGTGCAACGTAGATACTCTCTGAGCAGGCCTTGAATCGCCATACCCGTGAACCGAATACCTCTTGGTAGAGCTCGATCTCTCATAGTTAGGTCTCTGCCTCGGAGCACTGAGCGATCTCACCTTAGCTTTTGATGATTCTGTGTAGGACATGTAGTTTGGATGATCAGAGTAACCGCTCAGGCAGCTTCTCGTACCATCACTCTTGGTAGGGGTAAAGGGGCATCCTCTTTTGGACCTCGATGATGCTGAATAGAATGCCGGGCTGTTGTCAGCAGTGCAGAAGGCACTCTCGTCTGGGTCCTCCTCTGCAAACTTGAAGGGGCTCAGGGACTGAACTTCGCCTGATGACATGCTCCGTACTGACTGTCGGGCTGTGGAGTCCTTGGATGTGGTGTAGCTCGGACAGTTCTGATCGGAGCCTAGGCTAAGATGAGACGAGTAGAAGAGGGTCCTACGCTTGGAAGTGACATGATGTAGATTACCGGTGTCCACTTCAAGAATCTTGTCGCTTCTATCATCGCCTTGCTCCCACAACCTTCTGCTGTCCATCAACAACACACGGCTAGCATGTGGGTTCTCAGGATCGTGGTGGTGGGGAGTTCCGCTTGACCTCGAACCATTCCTCTGCATTTTCATTAGTAGGCATATGGTTAGAGATAGTTAGCAAACCAAACCACAACAATCAACAAACCTTTAGCATCATAGTTTGGTCATGCTTCACGCTCCTAGACCGAGTAGCATGCTCGAATTTCTCAGGTGTTACCGGCCCCTACAAAGCAACCATTTATTATTCGAACATATGCAAACTAACTCATAGTTGCTCGAGCCCCCAACCTACTAGCCCAGGGGCTAACGTCTTTTATTGAGGCTCAACTTATGCACAACGCCGTAGCATGGAACAATGAAAACAAATTTATTTGACCCCAACTAGTTTGTACAAATATGTAATAGTATAGTTAAATATAGATGGGGTAGCTAATTGTTTATGAGCATTATTTTGAAGGGTAAATATGATAGAGGGAAAGGAATGGTCCCCCCTTCTAATTAGGTAATGTTTATGTCATAGTACTACTATCTACTACCAACCAATTCAGGTTTTGAATCAATGGGAGGGAAAATGGAATAACTTTCTCACCGGATAATTGAAGTGAGAGGATTCCGACATCAGAGCCCGAACAGCCCGAGCTCGCACTTGTGCTCGGACAAGCGCCTGCAACCGGTGCATAGCATACGCAGTTTGCCGCCTCACGAGGTGACCCCTCACCAGCGCTTGCAGCTTCACCAACGCCTTGAGCGCCCGTAGAGCTCTTCTCGACTGCACATGAAATTTTGTAATTAAGCAACTGAATCatgaaaaattttaaaatttggtgGCCCTCAagtctatatattttttttcacttttgaCAATATATAGGATGGTGACATGTTAGTAATAAAGTAATACAGCTTTATATCCAAACATGTACCAAACCTAGATCTAAATTGTCATTTAATACATGTTCCTAATTTCTGTCTGTAACATTTACTAGAAGAATCAAGAAACGTAGTAGTACAGTACAGTACAGTACAGAAATTAGGATGTTGCAAAAGTGAAGCAGCCCAGAAATTAGATGAGTAAACTAAAATGCAAGTCAAAGAAGTAGTACTATCACATTACATAGTGTGAAATCTTGACCAGAAGGAGAGATAGTGTGACAAATAAAGTTTTAGTGATTATTACTCCTATTGTAAAAATCTAGCACCGACCACGTACACAAATCCCATTAATGCATCACGTTATTTAAATAATCAATAAATAATGTTTCACaaaattcttttttcttttttggaatgAGGCCAGTCGCCGTCCACAGAGATTCAACTCAGCCTTTGAAGTTTGACGTCACAATAATTCTTCAAGTAGAAGAATCATAGATACAAAATCTATCAAAAAAATATTCAGTACTAGTACTCCCGcaatcccaactaagttgagtttttttttttttttggaaagaaTAAGAAGAAATTAGCTAATCTGAGTAGATTGATTTGATTTGACAAACCAGATAGGCGCGGAAGTGAGACTGAATCGCGACGGCAGCCCACTCCTCGCGGCGCGCTGCGGAGATATTCCTGCCGCTGGTAGTGAGCTGGACAACCGCGGCGGCAGCGTGAGCGGCGGCGACAGCCACTGCGATGGCGTGCTTGCTGGCCTCAGCG
This Salvia splendens isolate huo1 unplaced genomic scaffold, SspV2 ctg540, whole genome shotgun sequence DNA region includes the following protein-coding sequences:
- the LOC121790537 gene encoding protein IQ-DOMAIN 25-like, whose amino-acid sequence is MGKAAKWFRGLLGLKPSDSTHRHPPKKWNFAARHKNVPDQDAEASKHAIAVAVAAAHAAAAVVQLTTSGRNISAARREEWAAVAIQSHFRAYLSRRALRALKALVKLQALVRGHLVRRQTAYAMHRLQALVRAQVRARAVRALMSESSHFNYPGPVTPEKFEHATRSRSVKHDQTMMLKRNGSRSSGTPHHHDPENPHASRVLLMDSRRLWEQGDDRSDKILEVDTGNLHHVTSKRRTLFYSSHLSLGSDQNCPSYTTSKDSTARQSVRSMSSGEVQSLSPFKFAEEDPDESAFCTADNSPAFYSASSRSKRGCPFTPTKSDGTRSCLSGYSDHPNYMSYTESSKAKVRSLSAPRQRPNYERSSSTKRYSVHGYGDSRPAQRVSTLHANFTSKAYPGSGRLDRSGMPVRGDFDGFSSGGGNWQRF